One genomic window of Streptomyces sp. NBC_01498 includes the following:
- a CDS encoding bifunctional riboflavin kinase/FAD synthetase has translation MQRWRGLEDIPRDWGRSVVTIGSYDGVHRGHQLIIGRTVERARELGLRSVVVTFDPHPSEVVRPGTHPPLLAPHHRRGELMAGLGVDAVLVQPFTAEFSKVSPADFIAKVLVDKLHARAVIEGPNFRFGHRAAGNVALLAELGATYDYEVEVIDLYVTGAAGDGEPFSSSLARRLIADGDVAGAAEILGRPHRVEGVVVRGAQRGRELGYPTANVETLPHTAVPADGVYAGWLTADGERMPAAISVGTNPQFNGTERTVEAYAIDRVGLELYGLHAGVDFLAYVRPQRTFDSIEALLEAIADDVKCSRDLVAAYDAH, from the coding sequence GTGCAGCGCTGGCGCGGCTTGGAGGACATCCCCCGGGACTGGGGACGCAGCGTCGTCACCATCGGCTCCTACGACGGGGTGCACCGCGGGCACCAGCTGATCATCGGGCGCACCGTCGAACGGGCGCGCGAGCTGGGTCTTCGCTCGGTGGTCGTGACGTTCGACCCGCACCCGAGCGAGGTTGTCAGGCCCGGCACCCATCCGCCGCTGCTCGCGCCGCACCACCGGCGGGGCGAGCTGATGGCGGGGCTGGGCGTGGACGCCGTACTCGTCCAGCCGTTCACGGCGGAGTTCTCGAAGGTGTCGCCCGCCGACTTCATCGCGAAGGTGCTGGTCGACAAGTTGCACGCGCGCGCCGTGATCGAGGGGCCGAACTTCCGCTTCGGGCACCGGGCGGCCGGCAACGTGGCGCTCCTGGCCGAGCTGGGCGCGACGTACGACTACGAGGTCGAGGTCATCGACCTGTATGTGACCGGTGCCGCGGGCGACGGCGAGCCCTTCTCGTCCAGCCTGGCCCGGCGGCTGATCGCCGACGGCGACGTCGCGGGCGCGGCCGAGATCCTGGGCAGGCCGCACCGGGTCGAGGGGGTCGTCGTACGCGGCGCGCAGCGCGGGCGTGAGCTGGGCTACCCGACGGCGAACGTGGAGACGCTGCCCCACACCGCCGTCCCGGCGGACGGCGTGTACGCGGGCTGGCTGACCGCCGACGGCGAGCGGATGCCGGCGGCGATCTCGGTGGGCACGAACCCGCAGTTCAACGGCACGGAGCGGACGGTGGAGGCGTACGCCATCGACCGTGTGGGGCTGGAACTGTACGGGCTCCACGCCGGGGTGGACTTCCTGGCCTACGTACGCCCCCAGCGGACGTTCGACTCCATCGAGGCGCTCCTCGAAGCCATCGCCGATGACGTGAAGTGCTCACGCGACCTTGTCGCGGCCTACGACGCACACTGA
- a CDS encoding DUF503 domain-containing protein, whose protein sequence is MYVGTLSFDLLLGDVRSLKEKRSIVRPIVAELQRKFAVSAAETGDQDLHRRAEIGLAMVSGDTGHLRDVLDRCERMVAGRPEVELLSVRRRLHGDDD, encoded by the coding sequence ATGTATGTGGGGACCCTCTCCTTCGACCTGCTCCTCGGCGACGTACGGTCTTTGAAGGAGAAACGCTCGATCGTCCGGCCGATCGTCGCCGAACTCCAGCGGAAGTTCGCGGTGAGTGCGGCGGAGACCGGCGACCAGGACCTCCATCGCAGGGCCGAGATCGGTCTGGCGATGGTGTCCGGGGACACGGGACATCTGAGAGACGTTCTGGACCGGTGCGAGCGCATGGTCGCCGGCCGTCCGGAGGTGGAGCTGCTGTCCGTACGACGGCGGCTGCACGGCGACGACGACTGA
- the truB gene encoding tRNA pseudouridine(55) synthase TruB → MTQQLPTPDGLVIVDKPSGFTSHDVVAKMRGIARTRRVGHAGTLDPMATGVLVLGVERATKLLGHLALTEKEYLGTIRLGQDTVTDDAEGETTSSTDASGVTREGIDAGVAALTGPIMQVPSKVSAIKIDGKRSYARVRGGEDFEIPARPVTVSSFRVYDVRTGVAEDGTPVVDLVVSVVCSSGTYIRALARDLGAGLGVGGHLTALRRTRVGPYGLDGARTLDQHQEQLTVMPVADAASAAFPRWDVDEKRAKLLLNGVRLDMPARREGGGPGPVAAFGPDGRFLALVEEQGGRAKSLAVFG, encoded by the coding sequence ATGACACAGCAACTCCCCACGCCCGACGGCCTTGTCATCGTGGACAAGCCGTCGGGTTTCACTTCGCACGACGTCGTGGCCAAGATGCGCGGCATCGCCAGGACCCGCCGCGTCGGTCACGCCGGCACGCTCGACCCCATGGCGACGGGCGTCCTCGTCCTCGGCGTGGAACGGGCCACCAAACTGCTGGGCCACCTCGCCCTGACCGAGAAGGAGTACCTCGGCACGATCAGGCTGGGGCAGGACACCGTCACCGACGACGCGGAGGGCGAGACGACGTCGTCCACCGACGCGTCCGGCGTCACCCGCGAGGGCATCGACGCCGGGGTCGCGGCCCTCACCGGTCCGATCATGCAGGTGCCGTCCAAGGTCAGCGCGATCAAGATCGACGGGAAACGGTCGTACGCACGTGTACGGGGCGGCGAGGACTTCGAGATCCCGGCCCGGCCGGTGACGGTCTCGTCGTTCCGCGTGTACGACGTCCGCACGGGCGTCGCCGAGGACGGTACGCCGGTGGTCGACCTGGTCGTGTCGGTCGTCTGCTCCTCGGGCACGTACATCCGCGCCCTCGCGCGTGACCTCGGCGCCGGGCTGGGCGTCGGGGGGCACCTGACGGCGCTGCGCCGGACACGGGTCGGTCCGTACGGCCTCGACGGGGCGAGGACGCTCGACCAGCACCAGGAGCAACTCACGGTCATGCCGGTCGCCGACGCCGCCTCGGCGGCGTTCCCGCGCTGGGACGTGGACGAGAAACGGGCGAAGCTGCTCCTCAACGGCGTACGGCTGGACATGCCGGCGCGGCGGGAAGGGGGCGGCCCGGGGCCCGTGGCGGCCTTCGGCCCCGACGGGCGGTTCCTGGCACTGGTGGAGGAACAGGGCGGGCGGGCGAAGAGCCTCGCCGTCTTCGGCTGA
- a CDS encoding SCO5717 family growth-regulating ATPase: MNSDRDEIRGDWNNPVDDQSDAEPVDLTGEFTIDYTPPAWYTQNPSGDTSGDGAGSRSSSPPPPPPNGAPVAVPGLPAGSGYEPNWQHRQAPAPPSSPPSSPPLPPSVDPASPATAPASASAGVPTDSTHAPADSAAAASGGAATAPEPFAQPFGAGDLESGATMRFSPAALKREMAEIDAAKEAEAAEAADAAKAPADSEANDGATDEGAPDGAADVALDGPAGSGLALGPDGDSPVGANDSDSANDSDEHANQGRDESSGEGDEGEVRGAEEDADAAEDAPAGTAEPEVDAQSVNPDASPAGGSETREGDSDVTDSVVDGAAADRADAPGDVQDAEDADDAESAEGRTAEPADAVDEPADAVPADDAATHSVSDAVPDGPSDARPSLDTPAAAPAPALPWATSPAGPDSALPPLPPAFQPAAPAAAPQWPAQRTSPGYHAASQGQGQSQPPAIPAAPAPAPLPVQQHQPQLPPATPAVSAAPAATAQQSGYGFPQHGQPGQPGGPAPANAGPNAPYAQNGYGFPQPGQQGQPVPPGQQGQPQPVQGGQPGQHAPQPGYGFPQQGQPGQHGQQSPQSQPVQHGRPAPYAPGQPSPQAHQHQHQPQPQNLPATASPAPQLPAQQHQPYQQQPPQGSAPGHAPDAPPVDPRSGPGWPTAMAHDQRERSMPGAPLGYTAAVELSSDRLLRNTKPKAKSSRNPSGVSRFKIGAKKEEAERQRKLELIRTPVLSCYRIAVISLKGGVGKTTTTTALGATLATERQDKILAIDANPDAGTLGRRVRRETGATIRDLVQAIPYLHSYMDIRRFTSQAPSGLEIIANDVDPAVSTAFSDEDYRRAIEVLGKQYPIILTDSGTGLLYSAMRGVLDLADQLIIISTPSVDGASSASTTLDWLSAHGYADLVQRSITVISGVRETGKMIKVDDIVQHFQTRCRGVVVVPFDEHLAAGAEVDLDMMRPKTRDAYFGLSALIAEDFARAQQQQGLWTADGNPPPHLAPPMPGQQGAYQGQPGQYQGQQPYGQAPGQAPGQPYGYPQAQPGQPGLPGQPGYPGHQAPGQEPYGYPQAPQAPGQYGQGQAAGQAPGQQPGGPGSGPAPGQHYYPQQPYPQQQGWQQSLPSQAQSSGSPAGLPAGQYPGSPQHQPQQPQQQPAPSGQPGQPGQRELQGPVPPAGWSQQEPPAAPPAPQQ; this comes from the coding sequence GTGAACAGCGATCGGGACGAGATCCGTGGGGACTGGAACAATCCCGTCGATGATCAGTCCGACGCGGAGCCCGTCGACCTGACGGGCGAGTTCACCATCGACTACACGCCGCCGGCCTGGTACACGCAGAACCCTTCGGGGGACACGTCGGGCGACGGTGCGGGCAGTCGGAGCTCAAGTCCTCCGCCGCCGCCTCCGAACGGGGCGCCGGTGGCCGTACCGGGGCTGCCTGCGGGAAGCGGGTACGAGCCCAACTGGCAGCACCGGCAGGCCCCCGCACCGCCGTCGTCGCCACCGTCGTCGCCGCCTCTGCCGCCGTCGGTCGATCCGGCTTCGCCCGCGACGGCGCCCGCGTCGGCCTCGGCCGGTGTCCCCACCGATTCCACCCACGCCCCCGCTGATTCCGCCGCTGCCGCTTCGGGCGGCGCCGCCACGGCGCCGGAACCGTTCGCGCAGCCTTTCGGCGCGGGTGATCTGGAAAGCGGGGCCACGATGCGCTTCTCCCCCGCCGCGCTGAAGCGCGAGATGGCCGAGATCGACGCCGCCAAGGAGGCGGAGGCCGCAGAGGCGGCGGACGCGGCGAAGGCTCCCGCCGACAGTGAGGCGAACGACGGGGCCACGGACGAGGGGGCGCCCGACGGGGCGGCTGACGTGGCCCTTGACGGTCCTGCCGGTTCCGGCCTGGCTCTCGGCCCGGACGGGGACTCGCCCGTCGGCGCGAACGACAGCGACAGCGCGAACGACAGCGACGAGCACGCGAACCAGGGCCGGGACGAGAGCTCCGGGGAAGGCGACGAGGGAGAGGTCAGGGGCGCCGAAGAGGACGCGGACGCAGCCGAGGACGCCCCGGCCGGAACCGCCGAGCCCGAGGTTGATGCCCAGTCTGTGAACCCGGATGCGTCGCCCGCGGGCGGCAGCGAAACTCGCGAAGGCGACAGCGACGTCACCGACTCCGTGGTCGACGGGGCCGCGGCAGACAGGGCAGACGCGCCGGGCGACGTCCAGGATGCCGAAGACGCTGACGACGCCGAGAGCGCCGAGGGCCGCACCGCTGAGCCGGCCGACGCGGTCGACGAGCCCGCCGACGCCGTCCCGGCGGACGACGCGGCCACACACAGCGTGTCGGACGCGGTCCCGGACGGGCCGTCGGACGCCCGCCCCTCGCTGGACACTCCCGCCGCCGCACCCGCGCCTGCACTGCCGTGGGCCACGTCCCCCGCGGGACCGGACTCCGCGCTGCCCCCGTTGCCGCCCGCCTTCCAGCCGGCCGCCCCGGCCGCCGCGCCGCAGTGGCCCGCCCAGCGGACCTCGCCCGGATACCACGCCGCGTCGCAGGGGCAGGGGCAGTCGCAGCCGCCCGCGATCCCGGCTGCTCCGGCGCCCGCGCCTCTGCCCGTTCAGCAGCACCAGCCCCAACTGCCCCCGGCCACGCCCGCCGTGTCGGCAGCCCCCGCCGCGACGGCGCAGCAGAGCGGCTACGGATTCCCGCAGCACGGGCAGCCCGGCCAGCCGGGCGGGCCCGCGCCTGCCAACGCGGGGCCCAACGCCCCGTACGCGCAGAACGGTTACGGATTCCCGCAGCCCGGACAGCAGGGCCAGCCGGTTCCACCCGGCCAGCAGGGGCAGCCCCAGCCCGTCCAGGGTGGTCAGCCGGGGCAGCACGCGCCGCAGCCCGGTTACGGATTCCCACAGCAGGGGCAGCCGGGTCAGCACGGACAGCAGAGTCCGCAGAGCCAACCCGTTCAGCACGGCCGACCCGCCCCGTACGCCCCCGGACAGCCGTCGCCCCAGGCGCACCAGCACCAGCACCAGCCGCAGCCGCAGAACCTGCCGGCGACGGCCTCGCCGGCGCCTCAACTGCCCGCTCAGCAGCACCAGCCGTACCAGCAACAGCCCCCGCAGGGCAGCGCGCCCGGACACGCCCCCGACGCCCCGCCCGTGGACCCGCGCTCCGGGCCCGGCTGGCCGACGGCGATGGCGCACGACCAGCGCGAGCGTTCGATGCCGGGCGCACCGCTCGGGTACACCGCCGCCGTCGAGTTGTCCTCCGACCGTCTGCTGCGCAACACCAAGCCGAAGGCCAAGAGCAGCCGCAACCCCTCCGGCGTCTCCCGATTCAAGATCGGGGCGAAGAAGGAGGAGGCGGAGCGGCAGCGCAAGCTCGAACTGATCCGCACGCCGGTGCTCTCCTGCTACCGCATCGCGGTCATCAGCCTCAAGGGCGGCGTCGGCAAGACGACCACCACCACGGCCCTCGGTGCCACGCTGGCGACGGAGCGGCAGGACAAGATCCTGGCGATCGACGCCAACCCGGACGCCGGTACGCTCGGCCGGCGCGTACGGCGTGAGACCGGCGCGACCATCCGGGACCTGGTGCAGGCGATTCCGTATCTCCACTCGTACATGGACATCCGCCGGTTCACCTCGCAGGCGCCGTCCGGGCTGGAGATCATCGCCAACGATGTGGACCCGGCGGTCTCCACGGCGTTCAGCGACGAGGACTACCGGCGCGCGATCGAGGTTCTGGGCAAGCAGTACCCGATCATCCTGACCGACTCGGGCACCGGCCTTCTCTACAGCGCGATGCGTGGAGTGCTGGACCTGGCGGACCAGTTGATCATCATCTCGACCCCGTCGGTCGACGGTGCGAGCAGCGCGAGCACGACGCTGGACTGGCTGTCGGCCCACGGGTACGCGGACTTGGTGCAGCGTTCCATCACGGTCATCTCCGGAGTGCGCGAGACCGGAAAGATGATCAAGGTCGACGACATCGTGCAGCACTTCCAGACGCGCTGCCGGGGCGTCGTGGTGGTGCCCTTCGACGAGCACCTGGCGGCCGGGGCCGAGGTCGATCTCGACATGATGCGGCCGAAGACGCGGGACGCGTACTTCGGCCTGTCCGCGCTGATCGCCGAGGACTTCGCGCGCGCCCAGCAGCAGCAGGGGCTGTGGACGGCGGACGGCAACCCGCCCCCGCACCTCGCGCCGCCGATGCCGGGGCAGCAGGGCGCGTACCAGGGGCAGCCGGGCCAGTACCAGGGCCAGCAGCCGTACGGACAGGCGCCGGGGCAGGCACCGGGGCAGCCGTACGGGTACCCGCAGGCACAGCCCGGCCAGCCCGGCCTCCCCGGTCAGCCCGGGTACCCCGGGCACCAGGCGCCGGGGCAGGAGCCGTACGGGTACCCGCAGGCGCCGCAGGCTCCGGGGCAGTACGGGCAGGGCCAGGCCGCCGGACAGGCTCCGGGCCAGCAGCCCGGCGGCCCCGGCTCCGGCCCCGCTCCCGGCCAGCACTACTACCCGCAGCAGCCCTATCCGCAGCAGCAGGGCTGGCAGCAGTCGCTGCCCTCACAGGCCCAGTCATCCGGCAGTCCGGCCGGGCTGCCGGCGGGCCAGTACCCCGGCTCGCCGCAGCACCAGCCCCAGCAGCCTCAGCAGCAGCCCGCACCGTCGGGGCAGCCCGGCCAGCCCGGACAACGGGAGTTGCAGGGGCCGGTTCCCCCCGCCGGCTGGTCCCAGCAGGAGCCTCCGGCGGCCCCGCCGGCGCCTCAGCAGTAG
- the rbfA gene encoding 30S ribosome-binding factor RbfA: MTDNARARKLADRIQVVVAETLDRRIKDPRLGFVTITDARVTGDLREATVFYTVYGDDEERAASAAALESAKGVLRSEVGRQTGVRFTPTLAFVPDALPDNARTIEDLLDKARAKDAEVREVSTGKTYAGEADPYRKPGDEGYDEDGEAGEGAEGAGGGPATASGEAGRDGDDTDGAAAQ; this comes from the coding sequence GTGACCGACAACGCGCGGGCCCGCAAGCTGGCCGACCGCATCCAGGTCGTGGTCGCGGAGACCCTGGACCGGCGTATCAAGGATCCGCGACTGGGCTTCGTGACCATCACGGACGCCCGGGTCACCGGCGACCTGCGGGAGGCCACGGTCTTCTACACGGTCTACGGCGACGACGAGGAACGCGCGGCGTCCGCCGCCGCCCTGGAGAGCGCCAAGGGAGTGCTGCGCTCCGAGGTCGGCCGCCAGACGGGCGTCCGGTTCACGCCGACGCTGGCGTTCGTCCCGGACGCCCTGCCGGACAACGCCCGCACCATCGAGGACCTGCTCGACAAGGCCCGCGCCAAGGACGCCGAGGTGCGGGAGGTGTCGACCGGTAAGACCTACGCGGGCGAGGCCGACCCTTACCGCAAGCCCGGTGACGAGGGCTACGACGAGGACGGCGAGGCCGGCGAAGGCGCCGAGGGCGCGGGTGGCGGACCTGCCACGGCCTCCGGCGAGGCGGGCCGCGACGGCGACGACACGGACGGTGCCGCCGCTCAATGA